Proteins encoded together in one Chthoniobacterales bacterium window:
- a CDS encoding tetratricopeptide repeat protein, whose product MAVKTEKDLPEPHRSTWLKALGAMQIKNYGYVIQLLQTVLKAEPEFLQGRQILRKAEIAKNAGARKSMLSGGGGFSTMKIAGQVKKDPQGAIVEIEKLLETEPQSQPFNLLLRDAAMAANLTETATFALETIVQGAPRDVKMLHELAKHYVSTDQAEKAVDVYGKITEINPSDLIAIKAGKDASAHASMKKGGWEQKDATYRDLIRDKDQAVSLEQQSRVVRSAEMIEQQLAELGQKYEENPQSVDTARKIAELYEQKEDLDNAVQWFSYAASLTNNTDGSLVRKASDLRIKQYDASIEQYEAYLASADPEAAETAQYRDQLETIKRDRAGLLLQDARMRVDQNPTDLAMRFELGEILVNAGEYKDAIPELQKARQNPNVRLRAMNLLGRCFVERNMLDLASKTLEDAAGELIAMDNVKKDIVYNLGLVYEKMGDKEKSIGAMKQIYEVDYGYKDVAERVEGSYGG is encoded by the coding sequence ATGGCTGTTAAGACCGAAAAAGACCTCCCCGAACCGCACCGCTCCACCTGGCTGAAGGCCCTCGGCGCGATGCAAATCAAAAACTACGGCTATGTGATCCAGCTGTTGCAAACGGTGTTGAAGGCGGAGCCCGAGTTTCTTCAGGGCCGCCAGATCCTGCGCAAGGCCGAGATCGCCAAGAACGCCGGCGCCAGGAAGAGCATGCTCTCCGGCGGCGGCGGATTTTCGACGATGAAGATCGCGGGCCAGGTGAAAAAGGACCCCCAGGGCGCCATTGTCGAGATCGAGAAGCTCCTCGAGACCGAACCGCAGAGCCAGCCCTTCAATCTGCTTCTCCGCGACGCCGCGATGGCCGCGAATCTGACCGAGACCGCCACGTTCGCCCTCGAGACCATCGTGCAGGGCGCGCCCCGCGACGTGAAGATGCTTCACGAACTCGCGAAGCATTACGTCTCCACAGATCAGGCGGAAAAGGCCGTCGACGTCTACGGCAAGATCACCGAGATCAACCCCTCCGACCTCATCGCCATCAAGGCCGGCAAGGATGCCTCCGCCCACGCCTCCATGAAAAAGGGCGGCTGGGAGCAGAAGGACGCCACCTACCGCGACCTCATCCGCGACAAGGACCAGGCCGTCTCGCTCGAGCAGCAGAGCCGCGTCGTCCGCAGTGCCGAAATGATCGAGCAGCAGCTCGCCGAGCTCGGCCAGAAATACGAGGAGAATCCGCAGAGCGTCGATACCGCCCGCAAGATTGCGGAACTTTACGAGCAGAAGGAAGACCTGGACAACGCTGTCCAGTGGTTCAGCTACGCCGCCAGCCTCACGAACAACACCGACGGCTCGCTCGTCCGCAAGGCCTCCGACCTTCGCATCAAGCAATACGACGCGAGCATCGAACAATACGAAGCCTACCTCGCCAGCGCCGATCCCGAGGCGGCCGAGACCGCGCAGTATCGTGACCAGCTCGAGACGATCAAACGCGACCGCGCCGGCCTCCTCCTGCAGGATGCCAGAATGCGCGTGGACCAGAATCCCACGGACCTCGCGATGCGCTTCGAACTCGGCGAGATTCTCGTCAATGCCGGCGAATACAAGGATGCGATTCCCGAGCTGCAGAAGGCCCGCCAGAATCCGAACGTTCGCCTGCGCGCGATGAACCTTCTCGGCAGGTGCTTCGTCGAGCGCAACATGCTCGACCTCGCCTCGAAGACTCTCGAGGACGCCGCCGGCGAGCTCATCGCGATGGACAACGTCAAGAAGGACATCGTCTACAACCTCGGCCTCGTTTACGAGAAGATGGGCGACAAGGAGAAATCCATCGGCGCGATGAAGCAGATCTACGAAGTCGACTACGGCTACAAGGACGTCGCCGAGCGCGTGGAAGGCTCCTACGGCGGCTAA
- a CDS encoding Na/Pi symporter: MLEIITTLLAGLGLYFTGVGGIRSNLQQLPGRNFRTFLRRATASPVLSAWSGFLMGTVTQTSIGTAVILAGLISRGLATLRQALPIVAWSNLGLVTLVFLNTLPVHILAMTLIGLAGICVNFGLGGRIKWIMPPLYSLGLLLFGLRLLKVGLSDLSRDPTFAAFIAQMPTSGLVAFALGAALRVPIQSTSAVALIGMTLCTSGIFSQNQALLMLIGTALGTGISAYYLTAHFRGEMRQIALFESIINLLAGIVMLGFYYTAKFSGHEISPAGASEDLVLAMVFLVQQGLCVGFAYALAPWMPGILKRLAPPTVEEDLSRPRYIYDGAVQDVPTGLSLAEQELRDLLARMPLYLAGFRAEASAPLPPPVGTLHTASLSVIHEVQVFLAALADRRVRSHQISVALLQAQRRLDLILAIEEAVNGVSRELARLQPSSSVSPLVHNLVESLDLALQLAISASNGEKDDLEMLGRLTAAPGTAIQDLRKKYLGEDTPLDYDERAVAVALIGYHERTMWTLHHLCGTLHRPIPST; encoded by the coding sequence ATGTTGGAGATCATCACCACCTTGCTCGCCGGCCTGGGCCTCTATTTTACCGGAGTCGGCGGCATTCGATCGAATCTTCAGCAGCTTCCCGGTCGAAACTTTCGCACGTTTCTCCGGCGCGCCACCGCCTCGCCGGTCCTTTCCGCGTGGAGCGGATTCCTCATGGGGACGGTGACGCAGACCTCGATCGGCACCGCGGTGATCCTCGCCGGCCTGATCTCTCGCGGCCTCGCCACGCTGCGACAGGCGCTTCCCATTGTCGCCTGGTCGAATCTCGGCCTCGTCACGCTGGTGTTTCTGAACACGCTGCCCGTTCACATCCTCGCCATGACGCTGATCGGGCTGGCGGGGATCTGCGTGAATTTCGGCCTGGGCGGAAGAATCAAATGGATCATGCCGCCCCTGTATTCCCTGGGGCTTCTCCTCTTCGGGCTGCGCCTGCTCAAGGTCGGCCTCAGCGACCTAAGTCGGGATCCGACCTTCGCGGCCTTCATCGCGCAGATGCCCACCTCCGGCCTCGTCGCCTTTGCGCTCGGCGCGGCCCTGCGGGTTCCCATTCAGTCGACCTCCGCCGTCGCCCTGATCGGCATGACTCTGTGCACGTCGGGCATCTTTTCCCAGAACCAGGCGCTCCTCATGCTCATCGGAACGGCGCTCGGCACGGGCATCAGCGCCTATTATCTCACCGCCCACTTCCGGGGCGAGATGCGCCAGATCGCCCTGTTCGAAAGCATCATCAACCTCCTCGCGGGCATCGTCATGCTGGGCTTCTACTACACTGCGAAATTCTCCGGGCACGAGATCAGCCCCGCCGGCGCCAGTGAGGACCTTGTCCTGGCGATGGTTTTTCTCGTCCAGCAGGGATTGTGCGTCGGGTTTGCCTATGCTCTCGCCCCCTGGATGCCCGGGATTCTCAAGCGGCTGGCACCTCCCACGGTCGAGGAGGACCTGTCCCGACCCCGTTACATCTATGACGGGGCTGTCCAGGACGTTCCCACCGGTCTGTCGCTCGCGGAGCAGGAATTGCGTGATCTTCTCGCGAGAATGCCGCTCTACCTGGCCGGCTTCCGCGCCGAGGCCTCCGCCCCGCTCCCGCCTCCGGTCGGCACGCTCCATACCGCCTCCCTCTCCGTCATCCACGAAGTCCAGGTCTTCCTGGCAGCCCTCGCCGATCGGCGGGTGCGCAGCCACCAGATCTCGGTGGCCCTGCTCCAGGCCCAGCGCCGGCTGGACCTCATCCTCGCCATCGAGGAGGCCGTGAACGGCGTTTCCCGGGAGCTGGCCCGCCTCCAACCCAGCTCGTCGGTATCCCCGCTTGTCCACAATCTCGTCGAGTCCCTCGACCTGGCGCTCCAGCTCGCGATCAGCGCATCCAATGGGGAAAAGGATGACCTCGAAATGCTCGGACGGCTGACCGCGGCCCCCGGCACCGCCATCCAGGATCTCCGGAAGAAATATCTCGGCGAAGACACCCCCCTCGATTACGACGAGCGCGCCGTGGCGGTCGCCCTGATCGGTTATCACGAGAGGACCATGTGGACGCTTCACCACCTGTGCGGCACTTTACATCGCCCCATCCCATCGACATAG
- a CDS encoding DUF5069 domain-containing protein, with amino-acid sequence MRRGSRIDRPRASRFEPGRCPGIAGFRDNSFTATVRIMEFYAWTRGLHRLYDKAVAAYRSGDRRADGYFSAAETEFLASVGLRPMHLYDFAEDFCGGGEPDWDTALLIMAARRDYFLHVQNGVPNPAEITADDLPGRKAELGGIPWLPRIITKARGFLEGVHCPDIMYCCGGDRHFLKAHDIHPADFLRVVWAAQGDDEKILHYVRTVRSP; translated from the coding sequence ATGCGACGAGGTAGCAGAATCGATCGCCCGCGGGCCAGCCGTTTCGAGCCGGGGCGTTGCCCGGGAATTGCCGGCTTTCGCGACAATTCGTTCACCGCTACGGTGCGCATCATGGAATTCTACGCGTGGACCCGGGGCCTGCACCGCCTCTACGACAAGGCCGTCGCCGCCTACCGCTCCGGCGACCGGCGCGCGGACGGCTATTTTTCCGCCGCGGAGACGGAATTCCTGGCTTCAGTCGGGCTGCGGCCGATGCATCTCTACGATTTCGCCGAGGATTTCTGCGGTGGCGGCGAGCCCGACTGGGACACCGCGCTCCTCATCATGGCCGCCCGGCGCGATTACTTCCTCCATGTCCAGAACGGCGTGCCGAATCCCGCCGAAATCACCGCCGACGACCTGCCGGGGCGCAAGGCCGAGCTCGGCGGCATCCCGTGGCTCCCGCGCATCATCACAAAGGCCCGCGGCTTTCTCGAGGGCGTCCATTGCCCCGACATCATGTATTGCTGCGGCGGCGACCGGCATTTCCTGAAGGCCCACGACATTCATCCCGCCGACTTCCTCCGCGTCGTCTGGGCCGCGCAGGGCGACGACGAAAAAATCCTCCACTACGTGAGGACGGTGCGTTCGCCATGA
- a CDS encoding carbonic anhydrase, translated as MTAAPTPLSALHEVFLGNDLFVSARNPEHFETYEKSQHPSVTMLTCCDSRMHQLVFNFDPIDRTFVVQNIGNQLQSGAGSVDYGVRHLKTPLLLIVGHTRCGAIAAARTDYRNESWEIVRELNGLHLPLKGVGTSGDTEADWLASAEANVDFQAEMAAARYAPEIAAGNLVVAGCIYDFVNLYGRGRGRLILMNLNGERNSSTLAASPLLETLDATVRTTIVGTRGIAPSRQ; from the coding sequence ATGACCGCCGCTCCTACTCCCCTCTCTGCGCTGCACGAGGTTTTTCTGGGAAACGACCTCTTCGTTTCAGCCCGCAATCCCGAGCATTTCGAGACCTACGAAAAGTCGCAGCACCCTTCGGTGACGATGCTCACCTGCTGCGACTCGCGGATGCACCAGCTCGTGTTCAACTTCGACCCGATCGACCGGACATTCGTCGTGCAGAACATCGGCAACCAGCTCCAGTCCGGTGCGGGCTCGGTCGACTACGGAGTGCGCCATCTCAAGACACCGCTGCTTCTCATCGTCGGCCATACCCGCTGCGGCGCCATCGCGGCCGCGAGGACCGATTATCGTAACGAATCCTGGGAAATCGTTCGCGAACTTAACGGCCTGCACCTTCCGCTGAAGGGGGTCGGCACCTCCGGGGACACCGAGGCCGACTGGCTCGCCTCGGCGGAAGCCAATGTCGACTTCCAGGCCGAGATGGCCGCCGCCCGCTATGCCCCCGAGATCGCCGCCGGCAACCTGGTCGTCGCCGGCTGTATTTACGATTTCGTGAACCTTTACGGCCGCGGCCGTGGCCGCCTCATCCTCATGAATCTCAACGGGGAACGCAACTCGTCCACTCTTGCCGCGTCGCCCCTCCTGGAAACCCTCGACGCCACGGTGCGAACCACGATCGTGGGCACCCGGGGCATCGCTCCTTCCCGCCAATGA
- a CDS encoding STAS domain-containing protein, translated as MIIRFSGDSDLVASLAGRLDANSSATFEKEMLAGIPAATKSLTLDFSGVEYMSSAGLRAILGVTRKATGLRIAFCGMSGTIREIFEISGLHVLAPIYPDRAAAQQALAS; from the coding sequence ATGATCATTCGATTTTCCGGAGACAGCGACCTCGTCGCGAGCCTCGCTGGCCGACTGGACGCCAATTCTTCCGCAACCTTCGAGAAGGAAATGCTCGCCGGCATCCCCGCCGCCACGAAATCCCTCACCCTCGATTTCTCCGGCGTCGAATACATGAGCTCGGCGGGCCTGCGGGCCATCCTCGGCGTCACCCGCAAAGCCACCGGCCTCCGAATCGCATTTTGCGGCATGTCAGGCACGATCCGGGAGATCTTCGAAATCTCCGGCCTCCATGTCCTCGCGCCGATCTATCCCGACCGGGCCGCCGCGCAGCAGGCCCTCGCCAGCTGA